Proteins encoded by one window of Arachis ipaensis cultivar K30076 chromosome B04, Araip1.1, whole genome shotgun sequence:
- the LOC107637234 gene encoding linoleate 13S-lipoxygenase 2-1, chloroplastic-like: MEKAEEHEAVEATGLEKETISGYAHRTVQTAEEVKYEAEIVVPHGFGEIGGIFVENEHRREMFIKDIVLDGFETGPLRFSCDSWVHSKFDNPVKRLFFTNKSYLPSETPEGLKRLRGEELELLRGNGHGERKSFDRIYDYDVYNDLGDPDNDIELKRPVLGGKHNPYPRRCRTGRPRSKAGNIG; this comes from the exons atggagaaggcagAAGAACACGAGGCTGTGGAGG CGACGGGGCTGGAGAAGGAAACGATAAGCGGTTACGCCCACAGGACGGTTCAAACAGCAGAGGAGGTCAAGTATGAGGCTGAGATTGTGGTGCCACATGGTTTCGGAGAGATTGGTGGCATTTTCGTGGAGAATGAGCACCGTAGAGAGATGTTCATTAAGGATATTGTCCTTGATGGCTTTGAAACTGGTCCCCTTCGCTTCTCTTGCGACTCTTGGGTTCATTCCAAGTTTGACAACCCCGTTAAGAGGCTCTTTTTCACCAACAAG TCATATTTGCCATCAGAGACACCAGAAGGATTGAAGAGGCTAAGGGGAGAGGAGCTAGAGCTTCTCAGAGGGAATGGGCATGGCGAACGCAAGAGCTTCGACCGCATATACGATTACGATGTCTACAACGACCTTGGAGATCCAGACAACGATATCGAACTCAAGAGACCTGTTCTTGGTGGCAAACACAATCCATATCCACGTCGTTGCAGAACTGGAAGACCTCGCTCCAAAGCAGGTAATATAGGTTGA